A stretch of the Streptomyces venezuelae genome encodes the following:
- a CDS encoding PH domain-containing protein produces MDTGTSAGTGAGAAAGTPAEPEWVGLPGGLLSLRRLLLVLWMSVFALVTGVVLGVWAGPGWALLGLFWVAGAAVGWVLTARNWRSWRYAERADDLLISRGVLWHEQTVVPYGRMQLVEVTSGPLERKFKLASLQLHTAAAATDAKIPGLDPAEAERLRDRLTALGEARSAGL; encoded by the coding sequence ATGGACACGGGGACGAGCGCCGGGACGGGCGCGGGGGCTGCGGCGGGGACGCCGGCCGAACCGGAATGGGTGGGTCTGCCGGGCGGGCTGCTCTCGCTGCGCAGACTGCTGCTGGTGCTCTGGATGTCGGTGTTCGCGCTGGTCACCGGGGTGGTGCTGGGTGTGTGGGCGGGGCCGGGATGGGCATTGCTGGGGCTGTTCTGGGTCGCGGGGGCGGCCGTCGGCTGGGTGCTGACCGCCCGCAACTGGAGGTCCTGGCGGTACGCCGAGCGGGCCGACGACCTGCTGATCAGCCGGGGCGTGCTGTGGCACGAGCAGACGGTCGTCCCGTACGGCAGGATGCAGCTGGTTGAAGTCACCTCCGGCCCGCTGGAGCGGAAGTTCAAGCTGGCCTCGCTCCAGCTGCACACGGCCGCCGCGGCGACCGACGCCAAGATCCCCGGGCTGGACCCGGCCGAGGCGGAGCGGCTGCGGGACCGGCTGACCGCGCTCGGCGAGGCAAGGTCGGCGGGCCTGTGA